Proteins from one Kazachstania africana CBS 2517 chromosome 1, complete genome genomic window:
- the IML2 gene encoding Iml2p (similar to Saccharomyces cerevisiae IML2 (YJL082W) and YKR018C; ancestral locus Anc_1.285) — protein sequence MFRVLSALKGSKSPSGDDKADANKKTGEVLTQVKDFEVALRAMDYVLDDRTTKGLALLQDQAKTSSDQTINVLAQGVIEFLEATLSFEVNEMKKASDTLAKAEQLSLKSRQAHQKANLKSSSYYPAGTVYAVTYTESLLLHALLMLFSESMMEAAKALLKLRKANSMLHEIMGLVKDAEHKKKHRSQSKSSLPVSSSNEGSEKSSVSSNNTSLATFDIPEDFASVDHLDGEVLKLAAKVHDMRLQRLAGSHIGNSPAANRLRTELGLDALKELSRDKITEHTCIFENLDGTQPTIDEYIHSGAKLCFGILQVVLSLLPPTIGAVLSIVGFRGSREEGLRLIWDATRERNIHGCIGLLALMFYYDGPFQFTDDDFDIPPVSKSGGIKTSEDELNSFTLLHPGKLLENALLQARALFPNSALWLLNEARMLSSEGRLKEAVALMDSIDIEKIHMRQVKILMMFDRANTLVHLHEYERAAEELLALVNISDWSHAFYTYFAGCCYLEEYRMCELNMADRPEKKDYYKEKAIKLIFGAPEYLGKKTFKSKNLPLDRFMLRKVEQFKKVQKKLKLENPLDAIATSPIHELVYFYNGYNRMTKDGLQMTKKLLTEYHNPAVDLHEKSQELVRDLLLSLTLRRLGEVDEGCKLLDEKVLPLIINIQNGKVKYVKRNDDPWAYPTALYERALFNWKINGLGDLKQCREWLLRAQNYYTDDYELSTRVGMKIKAAVDRVEQSL from the coding sequence ATGTTTAGGGTCCTAAGTGCATTGAAAGGTTCAAAATCTCCATCTGGAGATGATAAAGCTGATGCAAACAAGAAAACCGGAGAGGTCTTGACCCAGGTTAAAGATTTCGAGGTTGCTTTACGTGCAATGGACTACGTTCTTGACGATAGAACTACAAAGGGACTGGCCCTATTACAGGACCAAGCAAAGACCAGCTCGGATCAAACTATCAATGTCCTTGCTCAAGGCGTTATTGAGTTTTTAGAAGCTACTTTAAGTTTTGAGGTTAATGAAATGAAGAAGGCATCGGATACGTTGGCCAAAGCTGAACaattatctttgaaaagtaGGCAAGCTCACCAGAAGGcaaatttaaaatcaaGTTCCTATTATCCAGCAGGAACTGTTTATGCGGTTACTTACACGGAATCTCTACTACTGCATGCGCTACTGATGTTATTTAGTGAAAGTATGATGGAAGCCGCTAAAGCTCTattgaaattgagaaaaGCCAATTCTATGTTGCATGAAATCATGGGGTTGGTTAAAGATGCTGAAcacaagaaaaaacatCGTTCacaatcaaaatcatctttaccggtatcttcttctaatgaGGGGTCTGAGAAGAGCAgtgtttcttcaaataatactAGTTTAGCCACTTTCGATATCCCTGAAGATTTCGCTAGCGTCGATCATCTTGATGGTGAGGTCCTCAAATTGGCTGCAAAAGTCCACGACATGAGATTACAAAGATTAGCTGGTTCTCATATCGGTAATTCTCCCGCTGCTAACAGATTGAGAACAGAGTTGGGTCTTGACGCTTTGAAAGAACTCTCTCGAGATAAAATTACTGAGCATACCTGCATTTTCGAAAACTTAGATGGTACACAACCTACCATTGACGAATACATCCATTCTGGGGCTAAATTATGTTTTGGTATCTTACAAGTTGTTCTATCGTTGCTACCACCCACTATTGGTGCAGTTTTATCAATTGTCGGGTTCCGTGGTTCTCGTGAAGAAGGTTTAAGGCTTATTTGGGATGCTACTAGAGAAAGAAACATCCATGGTTGTATTGGTCTCTTAGCGTTGATGTTTTATTATGATGGACCGTTCCAATTtactgatgatgatttcGATATTCCCCCAGTTTCCAAATCCGGTGGCATCAAAACTAGCGAAGATGAACTCAACAGTTTCACTCTTCTACATCCGGgaaaattattggaaaatgcATTATTACAGGCCAGAGCTCTTTTCCCCAATAGTGCCCTGTGGTTACTTAATGAAGCCAGAATGCTGTCAAGTGAAGGACGTTTAAAGGAAGCTGTAGCTCTTATGGATTCTATTGATATCGAAAAAATCCACATGAGACAGGTGAAAATCTTAATGATGTTCGACCGTGCCAACACTTTAGTACATTTGCATGAATACGAGAGAGCTGCAGAAGAGTTGCTTGCACTAGTCAACATAAGTGATTGGTCACACGCCTTCTACACGTATTTCGCAGGTTGTTGTTATTTGGAAGAATATAGAATGTGTGAATTAAATATGGCAGATCGTcctgaaaagaaagattacTACAAGGAAAAAGCCAttaaattaatttttggCGCACCAGAATACTTGGGTAAGAAGACATTCaaatctaaaaatttaCCTCTAGATAGATTCATGTTAAGAAAAGTGGAACAATTCAAGAAAGTTcaaaagaagttgaagCTGGAGAACCCACTTGACGCAATTGCCACGTCACCAATTCATGAATTAGTTTATTTCTATAACGGTTACAACAGGATGACAAAAGATGGCCTTCAAATGACAAAGAAGCTATTGACAGAATATCATAATCCAGCAGTTGATTTACACGAAAAGAGCCAAGAATTAGTCAGGGACTTACTATTGTCTTTAACTTTACGTAGACTTGGTGAAGTTGACGAAGGTTGTAAATTGTTAGATGAAAAAGTCTTACCCctcattattaatattcaaaatggGAAAGTCAAATACGTTAAGAGGAATGACGATCCATGGGCTTACCCAACAGCTTTATATGAACGTGCATTATTCAATTGGAAGATAAACGGTTTAGGTGACTTAAAACAATGCAGAGAATGGTTACTTAGAGCCCAGAATTATTATACAGACGATTATGAGTTAAGTACTCGTGTAGGAATGAAGATTAAAGCCGCAGTTGATAGAGTGGAACAATCCTTATAG
- the CWC23 gene encoding U2-type spliceosomal complex subunit CWC23 (similar to Saccharomyces cerevisiae CWC23 (YGL128C); ancestral locus Anc_1.92), with amino-acid sequence MSESLLKQVIHDELNLYNLLELPLDKFTKISTADLKRQYRKLSLKYHPDKTTDQNAERFHAVSMAMQILGEDHLRSVYDKWLGQYIRDNKDRNKMITRLKTRERAPQKKSGHYDLNEMQKYGEQLRKLKHFRMSYGDWQHLNLDTDPEEHSLYDSCTLRFEVWNEKLKLRNNQELKDYVLKKFNFVTDEIFDVYYSERNEYRSHDSNVLAIYVVFKTPLQSRKEFDQCRNLLDDEVIDVSPRTPLHYYPEPQENLKFKLDDNILNAINDHQDPIVID; translated from the coding sequence ATGTCCGAGAGTCTGTTGAAGCAAGTTATTCATGATGAACTGAATCTGTATAATTTATTGGAGTTACCACTGGACAAATTTACGAAAATTTCCACTGCGGATTTAAAGAGGCAGTACAGGAAACTGTCACTGAAATATCATCCAGACAAGACGACAGATCAAAATGCTGAAAGGTTCCACGCTGTGTCAATGGCGATGCAGATTCTGGGAGAAGATCATTTGAGGTCCGTTTACGATAAATGGTTGGGACAGTACATTCGAGACAATAAAGATAGGAATAAAATGATTACCAGGTTGAAAACTAGGGAGAGAGCACCGCAGAAGAAAAGCGGGCATTACGATCTCAATGAAATGCAGAAATATGGTGAACAATTGCGTAAATTGAAACATTTCAGAATGAGTTATGGTGATTGGCAGCATTTAAATCTTGACACCGACCCAGAAGAACACAGCCTATATGACTCGTGTACGTTACGTTTTGAAGTTTGGAATGAAAAGTtaaaattaagaaataatCAAGAGCTGAAGGATTACGTcttaaagaaatttaattttgtaaCAGATGAAATATTCGATGTCTATTATTCCGAGAGAAATGAGTATCGTTCTCACGACAGCAATGTACTAGCCATCTACGTAGTGTTCAAAACTCCATTACAGTCTCGAAAAGAGTTCGATCAATGCCGAAATCTATTGGACGATGAAGTGATTGACGTATCGCCAAGAACTCCTCTACATTACTACCCAGAACCACAGGAAAACttaaaattcaaacttGATGACAATATTCTTAATGCAATCAATGACCACCAAGACCCAATCGTCATAGACTAA
- the EXO70 gene encoding GTP-Rho binding exocyst subunit EXO70 (similar to Saccharomyces cerevisiae EXO70 (YJL085W); ancestral locus Anc_1.281), translating to MNGTEVTNNIAIDIDEADILVLSQGLEKSTKLAYEINKSLKKISTTSSQSSKLFTPIISRNNRLVTLQRNIESTINSVASVKDLAKEASKYEIILRKGINTIGLKQFIKVIHKLDDMLEDIKSSNEPQNSEFHGIVNHLNDLIKYSETELRLYFSAILNTIKPFDPQIHMNKKIPFPYYDDQEIVELSNILDYFYNNSKESLIQSVLVSERSDKILRCMAFLEPFSKQITTSKNAPYEKGSSGMINYTEALLGFIANEKSLIDDIYSQYPNLKESVVTTILAPLLNNYAKLFQTNLNLIEQNLDNVLFFTFEMVETLSKIFKALSFNKALQSLDSLRQCNSQVKKLTKSIFGFTLERVVKKVNQLNTIPSDNGVTEPTVDTMSRLRKFSEFKSGCISAIESLDRSDWISKYDNKNFTFNSEFLTVLKANEKGERLFSSFVSDTIDVLIFQLDKKAELILNETHTSDNRNSSTIENVIHTGSHASKDSKKQRIGFFILMNLSLVEQIIEKSELNSILGKEGHDRIEKLKKRYLEYMILDWKKLTVNLLDTIVIDTSGTKKTKDKEQIKEKFRKFNDGFEHLISKNKQYRLSDPSLMKKLRFEILALVIPLYERFYNRYKDYFKNPRKHVKYTPDELSNTINQLIK from the coding sequence ATGAATGGGACAGAAGTTACTAATAATATCGCTATTGATATAGACGAGGCTGATATACTGGTTTTATCACAAGGGCTGGAAAAATCCACCAAATTAGCGTACGAGATCAATaaatcattgaagaaaatatccaCAACCTCCAGTCAATCCTCTAAGTTATTTACTCCTATCAtatcaagaaataataGACTTGTTACTTTACAAAGGAACATTGAAAGTACCATCAACTCTGTAGCATCCGTTAAGGACCTAGCTAAGGAAGCTTCCAAATATGAAATCATATTAAGAAAAGGTATCAACACTATAGGCTTGAAACAGTTCATCAAAGTTATACATAAGCTGGATGATATGTTAGAAGACATCAAGTCTTCTAACGAACCCCAGAATTCCGAATTTCATGGTATCgtaaatcatttaaatgatttaatCAAATATAGTGAGACGGAATTGAGACTATATTTTAGTGCAATATTGAATACAATTAAGCCGTTCGATCCCCAAATACATATGAATAAGAAAATCCCATTTCCTTATTATGATGACCAAGAAATCGTCGAGCTGTCCAATATTTTAGATTATTTCTACAACAACTCTAAGGAGTCTCTAATTCAATCGGTCCTTGTATCGGAACGTTcagataaaattttgagatgCATGGCTTTCCTTGAACCATTCTCAAAGCAAATTACTACTTCCAAGAATGCACCTTATGAAAAGGGAAGTAGTGGTATGATCAATTACACCGAAGCTTTATTGGGATTCATAGCCAATGAAAAATCCTTAATCGATGATATTTACTCCCAATATCCAAACTTGAAAGAATCAGTTGTAACTACAATTCTAGCACCACTATTAAACAATTATGCAAAGCTTTTCcaaacaaatttgaatctgattgaacaaaatttgGACAATGTTTTATTCTTCACTTTTGAAATGGTAGAAACTCTCTCCAAGATTTTTAAAGCCCTAAGTTTCAATAAAGCTTTACAATCACTTGATTCGCTCAGACAATGCAATTCACAGGTTAAAAAACTTActaaatcaatttttggttTCACATTAGAAAGGGTTGTCAAAAAAGTTAATCAGCTGAATACGATTCCCAGCGATAATGGGGTTACTGAACCTACAGTTGACACCATGTCACGTTTAAGAAAGTTCAGTGAATTTAAAAGCGGTTGCATTAGTGCTATCGAATCTCTTGATAGGAGTGATTGGATTTCAAAATACGataacaaaaatttcactttTAACTCTGAATTTTTGACGGTACTCAAAGCTAACGAAAAGGGTGAGCGACTATTTTCTAGCTTTGTTAGTGATACGATCGACGTTCTTATTTTCCAGCTAGATAAAAAGGctgaattgattttgaatgaaacaCACACCTCAGATAATCGTAATAGTAGTACTATTGAAAACGTTATCCATACAGGATCACATGCTAGTAAGGATTCTAAGAAGCAGAGAATAGGTTTCTTTATCCTGATGAACCTCTCTTTAGTGGAacaaatcattgaaaaatctgaaCTTAACTCAATACTAGGCAAAGAAGGACACGACAGgatagaaaaattaaagaaaagatatcTTGAATATATGATTTTAgattggaagaaattaacGGTGAATTTATTGGATACTATTGTTATTGACACTTCAGGGACCAAGAAGACAAAGGataaagaacaaataaaagaaaaattcagaaaGTTCAATGATGGATTTGAACACCTTATATCAAAAAACAAACAATATAGACTTTCTGATCCTAGTCTGATGAAAAAACTAAGGTTTGAAATTTTAGCATTAGTCATTCCACTATACGAAAGATTCTATAACAGGTACAAGGACTACTTCAAGAATCCAAGAAAACATGTTAAGTATACTCCTGATGAACTATCGAATACtataaatcaattaattaaATAG
- the TAX4 gene encoding Tax4p (similar to Saccharomyces cerevisiae TAX4 (YJL083W) and IRS4 (YKR019C); ancestral locus Anc_1.284), producing MALGNTSKKKTRNQALLNEKDQFDSLRAAQAIFQRHNNNSRSTKNQLTSEHSNYKLASQPISLKKTVRDSISQKTSRRPNPSRSPILLDRQRLLHSSSPIIHNTSVNLNHASASESDIASIAAALAHSHIADHESKLKSVFEQNSPDVTSISSMQTEETPQPSEILSNLSLLENSNDNKMISLGTPNNNDIHDEGNKDGPVLRPVPFAVGIERTGPTRKRPPPPPNIFQEAQVFSDPSEFLHEEQLENMSLRSLSSSSTSSSSASSPASSSSSSSSSSYSTASESLIPTEPTATLVVRESPTLSPTFSNQSSDDSTYMFDNELQKGYKKKKKKKKSKRYKVKSLTHKFFRNNVVYNEGDIEDSSTTSNPVKFRTTMRHDYEIKRKFNEDKPWKKHRSVMYLSDAERKRYEGMWIVNRFTYLNLLPWWPQNTDDEKEVEENTGRTLNLPEEGLILNQIVMDIWNRSNLPSTLLTRIYDLVDLRKDGTLNRKSFILGMWLVDQCLYGRKLPEYISQPLWDSVDNNMMNIIQEKTYNELYSKQKKKNVRSKLVRRELKHLSSGIKHVSSHL from the coding sequence ATGGCATTAGGCAATAcaagcaagaaaaaaacgAGAAATCAAGCTCTACTGAATGAAAAAGATCAGTTCGATTCACTAAGGGCAGCACAAGCTATCTTCCAAAGACATAACAATAATTCCAGGTCAACAAAGAACCAATTAACCTCCGAACATAGTAACTATAAACTAGCCTCACAGCCTATATCTTTAAAGAAAACGGTTAGAGATTCTATTTCACAGAAGACATCAAGAAGACCTAATCCCAGTAGATCTCCGATCTTATTAGATCGACAGCGTTTATTACATTCGTCATCACCAATAATACACAACACATCTGTTAATCTCAATCATGCGTCAGCTTCCGAAAGTGATATTGCGTCAATTGCTGCAGCTTTAGCACATTCCCACATTGCTGACCACGAATCAAAGCTGAAGAGTGTATTCGAACAAAATAGTCCAGATGTAACCTCAATATCAAGTATGCAAACTGAAGAAACGCCTCAACCGAGTGAAATTCTGTCTAACCTTTCTTTGTTAGAAAATAGCAACGATAATAAAATGATTTCGCTGGGGACTcccaataataatgatattcATGACGAAGGCAACAAAGATGGACCCGTTCTACGACCTGTACCATTTGCTGTCGGTATAGAAAGAACAGGCCCAACAAGAAAACGACCTCCACCACCTCCTAATATTTTCCAAGAGGCCCAAGTATTTTCGGATCCTTCGGAATTTTTACATGAAGAACAATTGGAAAACATGTCATTACGttcattatcttcttcctcgacttcttcctcatcagCATCGTCGCCagcatcatcatcgtcatcgtcgtcctcttcttcatattcTACTGCAAGTGAATCTTTAATTCCAACGGAACCAACGGCAACACTTGTTGTACGAGAGTCTCCTACTTTAAGTCccactttttcaaatcaaagtAGTGACGATTCGACCTACATGTTTGATAATGAGTTACAAAAGGGCtataagaagaagaagaagaagaagaaatcaaagagaTATAAAGTGAAATCGTTAActcataaatttttcagaaataaTGTTGTATACAACGAAGGCGACATTGAAGATAGTTCTACAACATCGAATCCAGTGAAGTTCAGAACGACAATGAGACATGACTACGAAATAAAACGAAAGTTTAATGAGGACAAACCTTGGAAAAAGCATCGTTCTGTAATGTATTTGTCTGATGCCGAGAGGAAACGGTATGAAGGAATGTGGATCGTGAATCGATTCACATATTTAAATTTACTCCCTTGGTGGCCACAAAAcactgatgatgaaaaggaaGTGGAGGAAAATACAGGGAGAACACTCAATTTACCCGAAGAGGGGCTTATCTTGAATCAAATCGTAATGGACATTTGGAATCGATCGAACCTTCCCTCGACACTCTTAACCAGGATCTACGATTTGGTTGATCTGAGGAAAGACGGCACATTGAATAGAAAATCCTTCATTCTGGGTATGTGGTTGGTCGACCAATGTCTCTACGGTAGGAAGCTTCCAGAATATATCTCACAGCCACTCTGGGACAGTGTGGACAACAACATGATGAACATCATCCAAGAAAAGACATACAACGAACTCTACAGTAAgcagaaaaagaaaaacgtCAGGAGCAAACTGGTGAGAAGGGAACTCAAACATCTCTCCAGCGGCATAAAACACGTCTCATCTCATCTATAA
- the ALY2 gene encoding Aly2p (similar to Saccharomyces cerevisiae YJL084C and YKR021W; ancestral locus Anc_1.282), producing the protein MKQTQFNTLSAPLFPPEKDITISIDDEPLNHSNTVQVYVKLVEPVIFLQGFKPSSRSHTNPVDDTGKPPALLRGSLIIRVLKPIKLKSITLTFKGVSKTDWPEGIPPKKNEFVESKDIINHVWPFYSSSINPTNSGASIYKPAYSTDITSPLNLSPRTSLEQQQPIPPRKVRTRALSATSITSNSSSKARSLSPLNLFRRVASFGHDDNFNTNNNNEDAYSTISSTSNTKHTLISDLLSSTFSNDATPSVKSLTSSNNTTNNILNLNNNTDILTFQPGDYIYPFEQPLSQTLPESIRADFGSVEYSLMVTVEKFTHFKHTINSKLPVRIIRTQSDTSVEESEPIVISRDWEKLLYYNIIIASKDIILDAFLPIHFKFAPLDKLVLHRIRVYITETMEYYCRSQKVHRVEPTKKVLLAEHCGPRLKNLPPNLIHSTKAKYMGNLLKENSDDDDDNGIISNKEFEFKVFVPNKFKEQNMTQRLHPDTAHDNIKANHWIKICLRLSRNIDGKRKHYEISIDSPIHVLHKLCSHANTLLPSYYSHLSVNQGTVPSSEGSTPQELYHNSNIFFPKEVILSPLLSPEVQPLDINITCNRQIARTNTIHDKTNKNAKFSKNTSQENQIDILSSPSLKPNLFYPERVPKELTSPQAIPLSPINSPSLRPISLILDDNGQLDNDFSSPPPPDFDQPPEEPPSYTDSIRAGGTNSSLDLLKNNTAKKFQRIKLNKSLDKVFMNNRRKSSSVHRSELTSLNLDAELENSFNGDDESFDIGSNFSFSGSNSISQNVPTSILLKNQSPILRPMTSNNTTDLSPTTTIGGDNAIGTLNSNNATVATSNRSSVYIDMANSSQINPILLQPLLERNTTNTTSMEESMLQSTMEPLDSSVDITSLYNHNSFRFAELEQDSYSNNDDNDICRAASNDVSTSLNNSNNTDKSLVNLSELTDSNDKLVNEAESKLLKRINKACT; encoded by the coding sequence ATGAAACAGACTCAGTTCAATACTTTATCAGCGCCTCTTTTTCCTCCAGAAAAGGATATAACTATTTCTATTGACGATGAACCGTTAAACCATTCAAATACCGTGCAAGTTTATGTCAAATTAGTTGAGCCGGTTATTTTCTTACAAGGTTTTAAACCATCATCTCGTTCCCATACTAACCCAGTGGATGATACTGGTAAACCACCCGCGTTACTTAGAGGTTCGCTCATTATACGTGTATTGAAACctataaaattgaaatcaattacTTTGACATTCAAAGGTGTCTCGAAAACTGATTGGCCAGAAGGTATCCCACCCAAAAAAAACGAATTTGTAGAATCAAAAGATATAATCAACCATGTATGGCCATTCTATTCGTCTTCTATCAATCCAACAAATAGCGGTGCCTCTATTTATAAACCTGCATATTCGACTGACATTACATCTCCCTTAAATCTTTCGCCAAGAACCTCACTCgaacaacaacaacctATTCCTCCAAGAAAGGTTAGGACAAGAGCCCTGTCAGCTACTTCGATAACgtctaattcttcttcgaaGGCAAGAAGTCTGTCTCCTCTCAATCTTTTCAGAAGAGTGGCCTCCTTCGGTcatgatgataattttaacaccaataataataacgaGGACGCCTACAGTACTATCTCTAGCACTAGCAACACCAAACACACTTTAATCTCGGACCTTTTAAGTAGTacattttcaaatgatgCTACACCTTCTGTAAAATCACTAACAAGCAGCAATAATActactaataatattcttaATTTAAACAATAACACTGACATTTTGACCTTCCAACCAGGTGACTACATCTATCCATTTGAACAACCACTCTCACAAACATTACCTGAAAGTATCAGGGCTGATTTTGGCTCTGTTGAGTATTCTCTGATGGTTACAGTTGAGAAATTCACCCATTTTAAACATACAATAAACTCAAAACTACCAGTACGTATCATTAGAACACAATCAGACACTTCAGTAGAAGAAAGCGAACCCATTGTCATCTCCAGAGACTGGGAAAAGCTTCTATATTATAATATTATAATTGCATCGAAGGATATTATATTGGATGCTTTCTTACCCattcatttcaaatttgctCCTTTAGATAAACTCGTTCTACATAGAATTAGAGTCTACATTACAGAGACTATGGAATATTATTGTAGGAGTCAAAAAGTTCATAGAGTTGAACCAACTAAAAAAGTTTTATTGGCTGAACATTGTGGACctagattgaaaaatttaccCCCAAACTTAATTCATTCAACTAAAGCTAAATATATGGgtaatttattgaaagaaaattcagacgatgatgatgataatggtATAATCTCAAATAAggaatttgaattcaaagtCTTCGTTccaaataaattcaaagagCAAAATATGACGCAGCGTTTACATCCAGATACTGCAcatgataatataaagGCAAATCATtggatcaaaatttgtcttagattatcaagaaatattgACGGTAAGCGGAAACATTACGAAATTAGTATCGATTCCCCAATCCATGTTCTGCATAAGCTATGTTCTCATGCAAACACTTTGTTGCCCAGTTATTACAGCCATCTCTCCGTTAATCAAGGCACTGTACCATCATCTGAAGGCTCAACACCTCAGGAATTATACCACAATTCTAACATTTTTTTCCCAAAAGAAGTCATTCTATCACCATTACTTTCACCAGAAGTTCAGCCATTAGACATCAATATTACCTGTAATAGACAAATTGCTAGAACAAATACCATACATGATAAGACAAACAAAAACGccaaattttccaaaaacaCTTCCCAGGAGaatcaaattgatattttatcatcGCCATCATTAAAGCCAAACTTATTTTACCCCGAAAGAGTGCCAAAAGAATTGACCTCACCACAAGCTATACCTTTATCACCAATAAATTCTCCATCATTGAGACCGATATCCTTAATATTGGATGATAATGGTCAACttgataatgatttttcCTCTCCGCCACCTCCAGATTTTGACCAGCCGCCCGAAGAGCCACCATCATATACTGACTCAATAAGAGCAGGTGGGACTAATAGTAGTTTGGACCTGTTGAAGAATAACActgccaaaaaatttcaaagaatcaaaCTAAATAAATCTCTTGACAAAGTATTCATGAACAATAGACGGAAATCAAGCTCCGTACACAGATCAGAATTGACCAGCTTAAATCTGGACGCAGAATTAGAGAATTCCTTCAatggtgatgatgaaagtTTTGACATTGGATCAAATTTCAGTTTCAGTGGATCGAATTCCATATCCCAGAATGTTCCAACgtcaattttattgaagaatcaaTCGCCAATTTTAAGACCTATGACCTCAAATAATACCACCGATCTGTCTCCAACGACGACCATTGGAGGAGATAATGCTATAGGGACTTTGAATTCTAACAATGCCACAGTTGCGACATCGAATAGGTCATCGGTATATATTGACATGGCCAATTCTTCCCAAATCAATCCAATTTTGTTACAACCTTTGCTAGAAAGAAATACTACTAATACCACTAGCATGGAAGAAAGTATGTTACAATCCACAATGGAACCATTGGACTCTTCAGTCGATATCACTTCATTGTACAACCATAACTCGTTCAGGTTTGCGGAACTTGAGCAAGATAGTTACAGTAACAATGATGATAACGATATATGTCGAGCAGCGAGTAATGATGTGAGCACTTCCTtgaataatagtaataatacaGATAAATCGTTGGTAAATCTGTCAGAATTGACAgattcaaatgataaaCTGGTGAATGAAGCTGAGAGTAAGTTATTAAAACGCATCAATAAAGCCTGTACTTAA